A genomic region of Rhodococcus pyridinivorans contains the following coding sequences:
- a CDS encoding glycoside hydrolase family 15 protein: MLLEDYGFIGDLQTSALVGRNGSIDWLCMPAFDSGSCFATLLGGPEHGRWLVAPEAEPAAVNRRYADGTLVLETDFETADGAVRLIDFMPRRGSGPPRLVRIVQGLRGRVPMRMHLSLRPDYAAVTPWVEAVADGAVATAGPDAFHLCTTVPLEIRAGTVESEFVAVESGRYRFALDRYASFEPAPVVEDAESALARTVEWWREWTGRCTYKGAYRDEVIRSLIVLKGMTDETTGAIVAAPTTSLPEALGGVRNWDYRYCWLRDSVLALEALLAGGYTSEALAFRDFLLRVGTGDPADIQIMYGIRGERRLTEFEVDHLPGYEESAPVRVGNAAAEQFQLDVYGEVLSVAYKGAEALGRIEAHMWPRWQAVIEHVEKIWRDPDDGIWETRGPRRDFTQSKVMAWVVFDRAVRIAEGFGLDAPLERWKRARDEIHHEICERGYDPVRGTFTQYYGSTELDASVLLIPLVGFLPPTDDRVTSTIDAIRNELGRDGFVSRYSTTHTDDGLPGDEGQFLACSFWLVSALALNGRVDEARALFERLLGLTNDLGLLAEEYDVPAGRQVGNFPQAFSHLTLVGAACAITVAERAQAVDPVDGAPAV, encoded by the coding sequence TTCGACTCCGGATCGTGTTTCGCAACTCTGCTCGGCGGCCCGGAGCACGGACGCTGGCTCGTCGCGCCCGAGGCGGAACCCGCGGCGGTGAACCGCCGCTACGCCGACGGCACCCTGGTGCTCGAGACCGACTTCGAGACCGCGGACGGTGCCGTCCGCCTGATCGACTTCATGCCTCGCCGGGGGTCGGGTCCGCCTCGGTTGGTCCGCATCGTCCAGGGTCTGCGCGGTCGGGTGCCGATGCGGATGCATCTGTCCTTGCGTCCCGACTATGCGGCCGTCACTCCATGGGTCGAGGCGGTGGCCGACGGTGCCGTCGCGACGGCCGGCCCGGATGCCTTCCATCTGTGCACGACGGTACCGTTGGAGATCCGTGCCGGGACCGTCGAATCCGAGTTCGTCGCCGTGGAGAGCGGCCGATACCGATTCGCTCTGGACCGGTACGCATCCTTCGAACCGGCCCCCGTCGTCGAGGATGCCGAATCCGCGCTCGCGCGCACCGTGGAGTGGTGGCGCGAGTGGACCGGCCGGTGCACCTACAAGGGGGCGTATCGCGACGAGGTGATCCGGTCTCTGATCGTCCTCAAAGGGATGACCGACGAGACGACCGGCGCGATCGTGGCGGCCCCGACCACTTCCCTGCCCGAAGCTCTCGGCGGGGTACGCAATTGGGACTACAGATACTGCTGGCTGCGCGACTCGGTGCTGGCACTCGAGGCGCTGCTCGCCGGCGGATACACCTCCGAGGCCCTGGCCTTCCGTGACTTCCTGCTCCGGGTGGGGACGGGTGATCCGGCCGATATCCAGATCATGTACGGGATCAGGGGCGAACGCCGGCTGACCGAGTTCGAGGTGGATCATCTGCCCGGTTATGAAGAGTCGGCACCTGTGCGGGTCGGTAACGCCGCTGCCGAACAGTTCCAACTCGATGTGTACGGCGAAGTCCTCAGCGTGGCGTACAAGGGGGCCGAGGCGCTCGGCAGGATCGAGGCGCACATGTGGCCCCGATGGCAGGCGGTGATCGAGCACGTCGAGAAGATCTGGCGGGATCCTGACGACGGGATCTGGGAAACACGCGGTCCCCGCCGGGATTTCACGCAGTCCAAGGTGATGGCCTGGGTCGTCTTCGATCGCGCCGTCCGGATCGCGGAGGGATTCGGCCTCGACGCTCCGCTCGAGCGGTGGAAGCGGGCTCGCGACGAGATCCACCACGAGATCTGCGAACGTGGATACGACCCCGTCCGCGGCACGTTCACGCAGTACTACGGCTCCACGGAACTCGACGCCAGCGTGCTGCTCATACCGCTCGTCGGCTTCCTCCCGCCGACCGACGACCGGGTCACCTCCACGATCGACGCGATCCGGAACGAACTCGGTCGCGACGGCTTCGTATCCAGGTATTCCACGACGCACACCGACGACGGGCTTCCCGGCGACGAAGGGCAGTTCCTCGCCTGCTCGTTCTGGCTGGTGAGCGCTCTGGCGCTCAACGGCCGGGTCGACGAGGCCCGCGCATTGTTCGAGAGGTTGCTCGGACTCACCAATGACCTCGGACTGCTCGCCGAAGAGTACGACGTGCCGGCGGGACGGCAGGTCGGCAACTTCCCCCAGGCATTCAGTCACCTCACCCTCGTCGGCGCGGCCTGTGCGATCACTGTCGCCGAACGGGCACAGGCAGTGGATCCGGTCGACGGAGCACCGGCCGTATGA
- a CDS encoding LuxR C-terminal-related transcriptional regulator yields the protein MTTMLEHSPAQKPAPQKPALSAREIEILRAWLLCESKSEAAASLFVTAATVSTHIVRIREKYARVGRTATTKTALLARALQDGVVSIDEL from the coding sequence ATGACGACGATGCTCGAACATTCCCCGGCACAGAAGCCTGCGCCTCAGAAGCCCGCACTCTCGGCTCGCGAGATCGAGATCCTGCGGGCCTGGCTGCTCTGCGAGTCCAAGTCCGAGGCGGCTGCGAGCCTGTTCGTCACCGCAGCCACGGTCAGCACCCACATCGTCCGCATCCGTGAGAAGTACGCCCGCGTCGGGCGTACGGCGACCACGAAGACGGCACTGCTCGCCCGCGCTCTGCAGGACGGTGTGGTCTCCATCGACGAGCTGTGA
- a CDS encoding sensor histidine kinase has product MSAVADEPAGDTGEKSHDRSTAAADRLLRMFARFVAIGYLCYFALLVPEILEVSALVAWWWTPTAAVLMFGSGVALGFASFRGTVWMQRTATVNALAYVVMVALWFVAWNGTQIPQDQSLWFTAFPGLASLAAAVAWRPRRAFVHMILVVLLAQCANHLARDAPFGYFLAPDLAFAFVFCTVFLAAAVVGLGTGRTLDETIAATQATAAAAAAAEARNAERARFDALVHDRVMSTLLAVSRNAPRESLVEQAERAVAELDELRRGTDRESALDAAAVVARLRSAATEADEDVVFTGRVAPGSGDVAFPPEPARATAAALAEAVRNSVRHAGKDASRTVEVDVAPRWISVQVVDDGRGFEPEAVDPHRLGLEVSIRGRMRRVSGGRAVVQSAPGAGTRVLLYWRDPAA; this is encoded by the coding sequence ATGTCCGCCGTCGCTGACGAGCCGGCCGGGGACACCGGGGAGAAGTCGCACGATCGCAGCACGGCGGCTGCCGACCGACTTCTCCGGATGTTCGCGCGATTCGTCGCGATCGGATATCTCTGCTACTTCGCGTTGCTCGTGCCGGAGATCCTCGAAGTGTCGGCACTCGTCGCGTGGTGGTGGACTCCCACTGCGGCCGTCCTCATGTTCGGATCCGGGGTCGCGCTCGGCTTCGCCTCGTTCCGCGGCACGGTGTGGATGCAGCGGACCGCGACCGTCAATGCGCTCGCCTACGTCGTGATGGTCGCATTGTGGTTCGTGGCGTGGAACGGGACGCAGATCCCGCAGGACCAGTCGTTGTGGTTCACCGCCTTTCCCGGCCTCGCGTCGCTCGCGGCGGCGGTCGCGTGGAGACCCCGGCGGGCGTTCGTCCACATGATCCTCGTGGTTCTGCTCGCGCAGTGCGCGAATCACCTCGCCCGCGACGCCCCCTTCGGATACTTCCTGGCACCCGACCTGGCGTTCGCGTTCGTCTTCTGCACGGTCTTCCTCGCGGCCGCGGTGGTGGGACTCGGCACCGGCCGCACCCTCGACGAGACCATCGCTGCCACCCAGGCCACGGCGGCCGCCGCGGCCGCAGCGGAAGCACGGAACGCCGAGCGCGCACGGTTCGATGCCCTGGTCCACGACCGCGTGATGTCCACCCTGCTGGCGGTGTCACGCAACGCACCCCGAGAGTCGCTCGTCGAGCAGGCCGAACGAGCGGTCGCCGAACTCGACGAGTTGCGGCGCGGCACCGATCGGGAGTCGGCGCTCGATGCCGCCGCGGTCGTGGCGCGGCTCCGATCGGCGGCGACCGAGGCCGACGAGGATGTCGTCTTCACCGGCCGTGTCGCCCCGGGATCCGGCGACGTTGCGTTCCCACCCGAACCCGCGCGCGCGACCGCCGCTGCCCTCGCCGAGGCGGTACGCAACAGCGTGCGGCATGCCGGAAAGGACGCGTCCCGCACGGTCGAGGTCGACGTGGCACCGAGATGGATCTCCGTGCAGGTCGTGGACGACGGCAGAGGCTTCGAACCCGAGGCCGTCGACCCGCACCGGCTCGGTCTGGAAGTGAGCATCCGAGGACGTATGCGCCGGGTGTCCGGGGGCCGGGCGGTCGTGCAGTCCGCTCCCGGCGCCGGGACCCGGGTGTTGTTGTACTGGCGGGATCCGGCCGCATGA
- a CDS encoding cold-shock protein, which produces MEHGVVLWFDAGLGHGFIRDDDGTEILVHYSQIDGSGYRFLTGGQQVRFEIGYGIFGRHAVNVQVC; this is translated from the coding sequence ATGGAACATGGTGTTGTGCTGTGGTTCGACGCCGGTCTGGGTCACGGGTTCATCCGTGACGACGACGGTACGGAGATCCTGGTGCACTACTCACAGATAGATGGGAGCGGCTACCGCTTCCTGACCGGTGGCCAACAGGTCCGTTTCGAGATCGGTTACGGGATCTTCGGTCGACATGCGGTCAACGTGCAGGTGTGCTGA
- a CDS encoding response regulator transcription factor, with amino-acid sequence MAEGSRGVVRRIGLVEDHESVALGFAAMLADQPDLELAGTATTVSGLLEQVTDLDLAVLDLRLSDGSSPKSNVEQLRAAGLETLVFTGAENPYLLRSAARAGVLGVVRKSEPAAVVIEAIRVAAAGGQVASTEWAAAIDGDPELDDVGLSPRQLEVLELYASGEKLDRVARLTGLAPQTVNDYLQRIRQKYAEAGRPAPTKTDLYKRAVEDGWLPMPERSDVRRR; translated from the coding sequence ATGGCCGAGGGCTCGCGTGGCGTCGTCCGTCGGATCGGTTTGGTCGAGGATCACGAGTCGGTCGCGCTCGGGTTCGCAGCGATGCTCGCCGATCAACCCGATCTCGAGCTCGCAGGTACCGCCACCACCGTCTCGGGTCTGCTCGAGCAGGTCACCGACCTCGACCTCGCCGTTCTCGACCTGCGCCTGTCCGACGGATCCTCCCCGAAGAGCAACGTCGAGCAGCTGCGCGCGGCGGGCCTCGAGACCCTGGTCTTCACCGGCGCCGAGAACCCGTATCTGCTGCGTTCGGCCGCCCGCGCCGGTGTGCTCGGGGTGGTGCGGAAATCCGAGCCCGCTGCCGTGGTGATCGAGGCGATCCGCGTGGCCGCCGCCGGAGGGCAGGTCGCCAGCACCGAGTGGGCCGCGGCGATCGACGGTGATCCCGAACTCGACGACGTCGGCCTGAGTCCGCGGCAGCTCGAAGTGCTCGAACTGTATGCATCGGGGGAGAAGCTCGACCGGGTAGCCCGGCTGACGGGCCTCGCTCCGCAGACCGTCAACGACTACCTGCAGCGGATCCGCCAGAAGTACGCGGAGGCAGGTCGTCCCGCACCCACGAAGACGGATCTGTACAAACGTGCCGTCGAGGACGGGTGGCTGCCGATGCCCGAACGGTCGGATGTCCGCCGTCGCTGA
- a CDS encoding ATP-dependent DNA ligase, translating to MPTRTIDGHRITLTNLDKVLYPRTGTTKGEVVEYYEAVAEAMLPHIVGRAATRNRWPNGVGEQSFFEKNLPDHAPAWLDRRTLHHKDRRVTYPLFDSAAGLVWLGQQAALELHVHQWRFDGEKAGPATRIVFDLDPGPGVGLAECAEVARHVRDTVAELGWSAYPVTSGSKGIHLYVPLDRMLSSSGASKVAKQVARNLETTLPDLVTATMAKSAREGKVFVDWSQNNSSKTTVAPYSLRGRDEPWVAAPRSWDELDDPDLAQLQFREVLARIEEFGDLLAGLDPPLGKAGSGDSGDKAGSGGKAGSGDALDTYRGKRDASRTPEPVPDRVPEDGPGNRFVIQEHHARRLHYDLRLERDGVLASWAVPKNLPDTSGRNNLAVRTEDHPIEYLTFHGTIPKGEYGAGSMTVWDTGTYDTEKWRDDEVIVRFHGDRIEGRYALIRTEKNQWLAHRMKDQSSPSTESSDADPASLVGSSGSKAFPRDLAPMLATSGDVSGLDAEDWAFEGKWDGYRAIAEIEDGTVRLRSRSGRDVTGDYRKLVELATILDGRRAVLDGEIVAVDRSGVTSFSMLQRGVNYEYRVFDVLYLDGVSLLRKTYDDRRRVLEALAAATDGLIVPDLLSGDGSKALARSRAKNWEGVVAKRRDSVYLPGKRGAGWIKSKNWLTQTVVLGGYRRGNGNRASTFGSLLLGVYDDDGEFVYVGKVGTGFDDETLLSVAKAVKGRTSRTNPFANEVPAAERRDAVWLRPELVGEVRFGGWTEGDRVRHASWRGLRDDVDASSVVREEETGADC from the coding sequence ATGCCGACCCGGACGATCGACGGTCACCGCATCACCCTGACGAACCTCGACAAGGTGCTGTATCCGCGCACCGGGACGACGAAGGGCGAGGTCGTCGAGTATTACGAAGCCGTCGCCGAGGCGATGCTTCCCCATATCGTCGGCCGGGCCGCGACCCGCAACCGGTGGCCGAACGGTGTCGGCGAACAGTCCTTCTTCGAGAAGAACCTCCCCGACCACGCACCGGCCTGGCTCGACCGTCGCACCCTGCATCACAAGGACCGGCGGGTCACCTACCCGCTGTTCGATTCCGCCGCCGGGCTCGTCTGGCTCGGGCAACAGGCAGCCCTCGAACTCCACGTGCACCAGTGGCGTTTCGACGGAGAGAAGGCCGGACCCGCGACCCGCATCGTCTTCGACCTCGACCCGGGGCCCGGCGTGGGCCTGGCCGAGTGTGCGGAGGTCGCGCGCCATGTGCGCGACACCGTCGCCGAACTCGGGTGGTCGGCCTATCCGGTCACCAGCGGCAGCAAGGGCATCCACCTGTACGTCCCGCTCGATCGGATGCTGTCGTCGTCGGGGGCGTCGAAGGTCGCGAAGCAGGTCGCGCGCAATCTCGAGACCACCCTTCCCGACCTGGTGACCGCGACGATGGCGAAATCGGCGCGCGAGGGCAAGGTCTTCGTCGACTGGAGCCAGAACAACAGTTCCAAGACGACGGTCGCGCCGTACTCGCTGCGCGGTCGCGACGAGCCGTGGGTAGCGGCGCCGCGCAGCTGGGACGAACTCGACGACCCCGACCTCGCGCAACTGCAGTTCCGGGAGGTCCTCGCCCGCATCGAGGAGTTCGGGGACCTGCTCGCCGGTCTCGACCCGCCCCTCGGCAAGGCCGGGTCCGGAGATTCCGGAGATAAGGCCGGGTCCGGCGGTAAGGCCGGGTCTGGAGACGCCCTGGACACCTACCGCGGCAAGCGCGACGCGTCGCGCACCCCGGAACCGGTACCCGACCGCGTCCCCGAGGACGGCCCCGGCAACAGGTTCGTCATCCAGGAGCACCACGCGCGTCGCCTGCACTACGACCTGCGCCTCGAACGCGACGGTGTGCTGGCCTCGTGGGCCGTACCGAAGAACCTGCCGGACACCTCGGGGCGCAACAATCTCGCGGTACGGACCGAGGATCACCCGATCGAGTACCTCACCTTCCACGGGACGATCCCGAAGGGCGAATACGGCGCCGGCAGCATGACCGTGTGGGACACCGGCACCTACGACACCGAGAAGTGGCGGGACGACGAGGTGATCGTGCGGTTCCACGGCGACCGGATCGAGGGACGGTACGCGCTGATCCGCACCGAGAAGAACCAGTGGCTGGCGCACCGCATGAAGGACCAGTCGTCGCCGAGCACCGAGTCGTCCGATGCCGATCCGGCCTCCCTCGTCGGATCGTCGGGGTCCAAGGCCTTCCCGCGCGATCTCGCGCCCATGCTCGCGACCTCCGGTGACGTCTCGGGTCTCGACGCCGAAGACTGGGCGTTCGAAGGCAAATGGGACGGATACCGCGCCATCGCGGAGATCGAGGACGGCACCGTCAGGCTCCGCAGCCGATCCGGTCGCGATGTCACCGGCGACTACCGGAAGCTCGTCGAACTCGCGACGATCCTCGACGGTCGCCGGGCGGTGCTCGACGGGGAGATCGTCGCCGTCGACCGCTCCGGGGTGACGAGCTTCTCGATGCTGCAGCGGGGCGTGAACTACGAGTACCGCGTGTTCGACGTGCTGTATCTCGACGGGGTGTCGCTGCTGCGCAAGACCTACGACGATCGCCGACGGGTCCTCGAGGCGCTCGCCGCTGCCACGGACGGACTGATCGTCCCGGATCTGCTCTCGGGTGACGGCTCGAAGGCTCTCGCGCGCAGCCGCGCGAAGAACTGGGAGGGCGTGGTCGCCAAACGCCGGGACTCCGTGTATCTGCCGGGTAAGCGCGGCGCCGGATGGATCAAATCGAAGAACTGGCTCACCCAGACCGTCGTGCTCGGCGGATACCGCCGTGGCAACGGCAACCGTGCCTCGACCTTCGGCTCCCTGCTGCTCGGCGTCTACGACGACGACGGTGAGTTCGTGTACGTCGGCAAGGTCGGCACCGGTTTCGACGACGAGACGCTCCTGTCGGTGGCGAAGGCTGTGAAAGGGCGCACGAGCCGCACGAACCCGTTCGCGAACGAAGTGCCGGCCGCCGAACGCCGCGATGCGGTGTGGTTGCGGCCCGAACTCGTGGGGGAGGTGCGGTTCGGAGGATGGACGGAAGGAGACCGGGTGCGGCACGCGAGCTGGCGTGGTCTGCGCGACGATGTGGACGCGTCGAGTGTGGTGCGAGAAGAGGAAACAGGCGCTGACTGCTAA